From the Mastacembelus armatus chromosome 14, fMasArm1.2, whole genome shotgun sequence genome, one window contains:
- the ncbp3 gene encoding nuclear cap-binding protein subunit 3, translating into MAAVRSLRVSVKSDSGSDRSESDSDSEADGDARDAEPMEVEEGELQAEDISVNRSLKELLPDTSRRYENKAGAFITGIDVNSKEAIERKEKRARRFHFCDEERVGHRNVFLDKDIMKKAIPRLRLEAIHVTGVDDMSTQDVFGYFKEYPPAHIEWIDDTSCNVVWLDDDTSIRALINTSRLPDPEAVATETKSSNQPGEHSKGRRDRGSDDDDDDDDDDDDDDDEEGEVDEDEEAKKSSEGKDSDVEVEQKTKVEGEQMDDLSRAERESLLRNDLRPAIKPFKGNKLFLRFATQDDKKELGAARRSRYYMKYGNPNYGGMKGILSNSWKRRYHNRRIQRDVIKSKKPLIGDSMGHTPPYTHRHSADLVNLPEEPIKEEEEEEDEDGDEDEDMDSDDRVVEYRDRGDRERGERGAASRPVGPGSRGRAERSPSPWSESDEMDYDLELKMISTPSPKKSKKMTMYADELETHLKSIRNRLGGSGSQSRTKSSSPTKVTDVRQLLEEKRQGLSQHRQPPPVAAGGKTDVRQRLGKRRYSPDRRRSPSPVSARDTPPAREPTRDVHRRLGFASQDSRGLYSKSSKDRKSGDLWSRLGSGDDDGSTARHERSSGRSSALFSSTSSGRNDGSTKRRQGDGEEEEEVEEEDDSTLQRMWGAMIKQKQERLSHKMKKSRLDNLPSLQIEISRDSSDESDA; encoded by the exons ATGGCGGCGGTGCGGAGCTTACGGGTGTCCGTGAAATCAGACAGCGGCTCGGACCGCTCCGAGTCGGACTCTGACTCCGAGGCGGACGGAGATGCCCGCGACGCTGAGCCcatggaggtggaggagggggagctGCAGGCGGAGGACATCTCCGTTAACCGTTCCCTGAAGGAGCTGCTGCCG GATACGAGTCGGAGATATGAGAACAAGGCTGGAGCGTTCATCACCGGGATCGACGTCAACTCAAAG GAGGCGATCGAGAGGAAAGAGAAGCGAGCGAGACGTTTCCATTTCTGTGACGAGGAGCGTGTCGGTCATAGGAACGTTTTTCTGGACAAAGACATCATGAAGAAAG CCATCCCCAGACTGCGCCTGGAGGCGATCCATGTGACGGGCGTGGATGACATGAGCACACAGGACGTCTTTGGATATTTTAAGGAATATCCTCCGGCACACATCGAGTGGATCGATGACACATCCT GCAACGTGGTTTGGCTGGATGACGACACGTCCATCCGAGCCCTCATCAACACCAGCCGGCTGCCTGACCCGGAGGCTGTTGCCACGGAGACGAAGAGCAGCAACCAGCCGGGCGAACACAGCAAAG GCCGTCGGGATCGGggctctgatgatgatgatgatgatgatgatgatgatgatgatgatgatgatgaagagggagaggtggaCGAGGATGAGGAGGCGAAGAAGAGCAGCGAGGGGAAAGACAGTGACGTAGAGGTGGAGCAGAAGACGAAGGTGGAGGGCGAGCAG atggACGACCTGTCACGGGCAGAGAGAGAGTCTCTGCTGAGGAACGACCTGCGACCTGCCATCAAACCCTTCAAAGGAAACAAACTGTTTCTGCGCTTCGCCACGCAAg ATGATAAGAAAGAACTGGGGGCCGCTCGTCGCAGCAGATACTACATGAAGTATGGAAACCCAAACTATGGCGGCATGAAGGGAATCCTCAGCAACTCCTG GAAGAGGAGGTACCACAACCGGCGGATCCAGCGCGACGTCATCAAGAGCAAGAAGCCTCTGATTGGAGACAGCATGGGACACACGCCGCCCTACACTCACCGACACTCAG CCGACCTGGTCAACCTGCCTGAGGAGCCCAtcaaggaggaagaggaggaggaggacgaagaCGGCGATGAGGATGAGGATATGGACTCTGACGACAGGGTGGTGGAGTACAGAGACAGAGGTGACAGGGAGCGAGGTGAAAGGGGCGCCGCCTCACGACCAGTGGGGCCGGGGTCTCGTGGTCGGGCGGAGCGGTCTCCGTCTCCCTGGTCGGAGTCGGACGAGATGGACTACGACCTGGAGCTGAAGATGATCTCCACGCCGTCACCGAAGAAGAGCAAGAAGATGACGATGTACGCAGATGAGCTGGAAACTCACCTGAAGAGCATCCG GAACCGGCTCGGGGGTTCTGGATCCCAAAGCAGGACCAAATCCTCGTCTCCCACCAAGGTGACGGACGTCCggcagctgctggaggagaaaaGACAAGGACTGTCTCAGCACAGACAGCCCCCCCCAGTGGCTGCAGGCGGAAAAACAG ATGTGCGGCAGCGGCTGGGGAAGCGACGCTACTCTCCCGACAGACGACGCTCGCCCTCCCCTGTCTCCGCCAGAGACACGCCCCCTGCCAGAGAACCAACCAGAGACGTGCATCGCAGACTGGGCTTTGCCAGCCAAGACAGCAGAGGCCTCTACTCCAAATCCTCcaaagacaggaagtcag GTGACCTGTGGAGCAGACTCGGCTCTGGCGATGACGACGGCAGCACCGCACGTCACGAGCGATCGAGCGGCAGGTCCTCGGCTTTGTTCTCCTCCACCTCGTCGGGGCGGAACGATGGCAGCACCaagaggagacaaggagacggagaagaagaggaggaagtggaggaggaagatgacTCAACGCTACAGAGGATGTGGGGTGCCATGatcaaacagaaacaggagcGTCTTTCCCATAAAATGAAGAAGAGCCGCCTGGACAACCTGCCGTCGCTGCAGATCGAGATCAGCCGTGACAGCAGCGACGAGTCTGATGCCTGA
- the LOC113143570 gene encoding rap1 GTPase-activating protein 2-like: protein MLRRKRSVSFGGFGWIDKSTVSALRARKQELLTISNVAVVDCPPSPPRTAPPTMKSAHFFDLMDKMEQVPEAAEMKTNPQRQKDDYIPYPRIEEVSSDLVRGGPYPQVILPEFGGYWIEGPEDPPASLESQGEEEVGRGALGGREEGDAHPGDYGYRLEVINEAARAYRKHFLGREHLNFSCSASSLGNLLLSVRHEEDKEQEHLHVIIRSRMKSVYHKLPLTELPDIPSVPELAKLLCDEAAGLRFSPVLYPKASQLIVNYDEHEVNNTFKFGVIYQRFGQVSEEELFRNTEETPAFTEFLQLLGDTVELQDFKGFRGGLDVSHGQTGSQSVYTVHRQQEIMFHVSTKLPFTEGDTQQLQRKRHIGNDIVAVVFQEEATPFVPDMIASNFLHAFILVQVEEPCSDNTTYKVSITAREDVPSFGPPLPNPSIFKKGPEFREFLLTKLINAELACYKSDRFARLEERTRAALLDSLHDELQRRSQSMLGLTSCLEEEGRAENGHAHGGLLKSIKRAMRGRSVSMETMSRGGAGLPTSVSGGGLAHISTELNVKSPVKRRSGLFPRLLSVDSQTEKHNYRSLLSEQKSFDSCQPTPEVSSELPSNPSSPEAGQRDRIHMKKESSKISRSTSSTCSFSVPADDTHLLAQAATVEGQSSSPVLICHSPTEMRNKNSPRSNLKFRFDKLSHSAAQGH, encoded by the exons gatTGACAAATCCACCGTCAGCGCTCTGAGAGCTCG CAAACAGGAGCTCCTGACCATCTCTAATGTTGCTGTGGTAGACTGCCCCCCCTCTCCTCCACGCACCGCACCCCCCACCATGAAg TCGGCTCATTTCTTTGACCTGATGGACAAGATGGAG CAGGTGCCAGAAGCTGCAGAGATGAAGACAAACCCTCAGAGACAGAAG GACGACTACATCCCGTACCCACGAATCGAGGAGGTGAGCTCAGACCTCGTCA GGGGGGGGCCATACCCTCAGGTCATCCTGCCAGAGTTTGGAGGTTACTGGATCGAGGGTCCCGAGGATCCCCCTGCCTCCCTGGAGAGccagggggaggaggaggtgggaagaGGAGCActgggaggaagagaggagggagacgcCCACCCAGGGGATTATGGGTACCGACTGGAGGTGATCAATGAGGCTGCGCGTGCGTACAGGAAGCACTTCTTGGGAAGG gAGCATTTAAACTTCTCCTGTTCAGCCAGCAGTCTGGGaaacctgctgctgtctgtgagGCACGAGGAAGACAAGGAGCAGGAGCATCTGCATGTTATcatcag GTCTCGGATGAAAAGCGTTTATCACAAACTGCCACTGACAGAGCTGCCCGACATCCCCAGCGTGCCAGAGCTGGCCaag ctgctgtgtgacGAAGCTGCAGGTCTGCGTTTCAGTCCCGTCCTCTACCCGAAG GCATCTCAGCTGATAGTGAACTACGACGAGCACGAGGTGAACAACACCTTCAAGTTTGGAGTCATTTACCAGAGATTTGGACAG GTGTCTGAGGAGGAGCTGTTCAGGAACACCGAGGAGACGCCAGCCTTCACAGagttcctgcagctgctgggaGACACAGTGGAGCTTCAGGACTTCAAAGG GTTTCGGGGGGGTCTGGATGTCTCCCATGGTCAGACAGGTTCTCAGTCCGTCTACACTGTTCACAGACAACAGGAGATTATGTTCCACGTGTCCACCAAACTACCCTTcacagagggagacacacagcAG CTTCAGAGGAAACGTCACATTGGCAATGACATCGTGGCAGTGGTGTTTCAAGAAGAGGCCACACCGTTTGTCCCAGACATGATCGCCTCCAACTTCCTCCACGCCTTCATCCTGGTGCAGGTGGAGGAGCCCTGCTCTGACAACACCACCTACAAG gtgtccATCACAGCACGAGAAGACGTACCGTCATTTGGCCCGCCCCTTCCAAATCCCTCCATCTTTAAGAAG GGTCCAGAGTTCAGAGAGTTTCTTCTCACTAAACTCATCAACGCAGAGCTGGCCTGTTACAAGAGCGATCGCTTCGCCCGACTGGAG gAGCGTACCCGGGCTGCCCTGCTCGACAGTCTCCATGATGAGCTGCAGAGACGCTCTCAGAGCATGCTGGGATTGACTTCATGTCTAGAGGAAGAGGGTCGAGCCGAGAACGGACATGCCCATGGAGGACTGCTGAAGTCCATCAAg AGGGCGATGCGAGGGCGGAGCGTCTCCATGGAGACCATGTCGCGGGGTGGTGCAGGTCTGCCCACCAGTGTGAGTGGGGGAGGTCTGGCACACATCAGCACTGAG TTGAATGTGAAATCTCCTGTGAAGAGGCGTTCGGGACTTTTCCCTCGTCTGCTGAGTGTCGACAgccaaacagagaaacacaactaCAGAAG TCTCCTCAGTGAACAGAAGAGCTTTGACAGCTGCCAGCCGACACCGGAGGTGAGTTCCGAGCTGCCGTCCAATCCCAGCTCTCCAGAGGCGGGACAACGGGACAG GATTCACATGAAGAAGGAGAGCAGTAAGATTTCCAGGTCGACATCCAGCACCTGCAGCTTCAGCGTCCCTGCTGACGACACTCACCTG CTCGCTCAGGCTGCAACGGTGGAGGGTCAAAGTTCAAGTCCAGTGCTCATCTGTCACAGCCCAACAG agatgagaaacaaaaactCTCCCAGATCCAACCTCAAGTTTCGTTTCGACAAGCTGAGCCACTCTGCTGCC CAGGGACACTAG